Proteins encoded within one genomic window of Theobroma cacao cultivar B97-61/B2 chromosome 7, Criollo_cocoa_genome_V2, whole genome shotgun sequence:
- the LOC18593160 gene encoding probable WRKY transcription factor 2, giving the protein MAGINDNVAIIGDWIPPTPSPRTFFAALLGDDIGSKPVSETHGENKTEGLFLGSRGIMTAENSDNKDAHQGHEQLKEFGSISEQKSSSRGGLVERMAARAGFNAPRLNTESIRSADLSLNPEICSPYLTIPPGLSPTTLLESPVFVSNSLAQPSPTTGKFPFIPNGNGRSSFSESSDKSKDNYFEDINASSFAFKPFAESNSSFLLGAMSKITPASVPQQSFPNIEVSVQSENPLPSQNVDPGKVHSQNSNRPSLQADFSRSSTEKDTGSNNSADQRVFDPVGGTAENSQPLDEPQDEEGDQRGSGDCMAGGVGSAPSDDGYNWRKYGQKQVKGSEYPRSYYKCTHPNCQVKKKVERSHEGHITEIIYKGAHNHPKPPPNRRSAIGSSNPLTDMQPEVPEQPGLQNGTDGDPVWATGQKGTVAATHDWRHDSIEVTSSAPVGPEYGNVQAPNGTHFESGDAVDASSTFSNDEDEDDRGTHGSVSLGYDGEGDESESKRRKIEAYAPEMSGATRAIREPRVVVQTTSEVDILDDGYRWRKYGQKVVKGNPNPRSYYKCTSAGCTVRKHVERASHDLKSVITTYEGKHNHDVPAARSSSHVNSATCSTVTAQGASSVQTHVHRPEPSQLHNSMVRPASFGPYTLPGRQQLGPSPGFSFGMNQPGLANLAMAGLGPGQAKLPVLPVHPFMPQQRQMNEMGFMLPKGEPKMEPMSEPGLNLSNNSTVYQQIMSRLPQM; this is encoded by the exons ATGGCTGGTATTAATGATAATGTTGCTATTATTGGAGACTGGATACCTCCTACTCCCAGCCCAAGAACATTTTTTGCAGCTCTGTTAGGTGATGATATTGGCTCAAAACCAGTCTCAGAAACTCATGGGGAAAATAAAACTGAGGGACTCTTTCTGGGATCTCGAGGGATAATGACAGCAGAGAATAGTGACAATAAGGATGCTCACCAAGGTCATGAACAATTGAAAGAATTTGGGTCGATTTCTGAGCAAAAATCCAGTTCACGGGGAGGTCTGGTGGAAAGGATGGCAGCCAGAGCTGGATTTAATGCTCCAAGATTGAATACTGAAAGCATCAGGTCTGCTGACCTTTCACTTAACCCTGAAATTTGTTCTCCTTACTTGACAATACCTCCTGGTCTCAGCCCAACAACACTGCTAGAATCTCCAGTTTTCGTCTCAAATTCGTTG GCACAGCCATCTCCGACTACTGGAAAATTCCCTTTTATTCCTAATGGTAATGGTCGGAGTTCTTTCTCGGAGTCCTCTGATAAAAGTAAAGATAACTATTTTGAGGACATCAATGCATCATCATTTGCATTCAAGCCTTTTGCAGAATCAAATTCCTCTTTTCTCCTTGGTGCAATGAGCAAA ATTACTCCAGCCAGTGTTCCTCAGCagtcatttccaaatattGAGGTTTCGGTTCAGTCTGAAAATCCCCTTCCATCTCAAAATGTAGACCCAGGGAAAGTCCACTCTCAGAACAGCAACAGGCCCTCCCTTCAGGCAGATTTCTCTAGATCATCAACTGAAAAAGACACTGGGAGTAACAACTCTGCAGATCAAAGGGTCTTTGATCCTGTTGGTGGGACTGCTGAAAATTCACAGCCTCTTGATGAGCCACAGGATGAAGAAGGAGATCAAAGAGGTAGTGGGGATTGCATGGCTGGTGGTGTTGGCAGTGCACCATCTGATGATGGATATAATTGGAGAAAATATGGAcaaaaacaagtaaaaggCAGTGAGTATCCTCGTAGTTATTACAAGTGCACACATCCAAATTGTCAGGTTAAGAAGAAGGTGGAACGTTCTCATGAAGGTCACATAACAGAGATCATATACAAGGGAGCTCACAACCATCCCAAGCCTCCACCCAATCGCCGATCAGCCATTGGATCATCCAACCCACTAACTGACATGCAACCAGAAGTCCCTGAACAACCTGGCCTTCAGAATGGTACTGATGGTGATCCTGTTTGGGCAACTGGACAGAAGGGAACAGTTGCTGCTACTCATGATTGGAGGCATGACAGCATTGAGGTGACATCATCTGCACCTGTAGGTCCTGAGTATGGCAATGTGCAGGCCCCAAATGGCACTCACTTTGAATCAGGTGATGCAGTCGATGCCTCATCTACCTTCTCtaatgatgaagatgaagatgatcGGGGGACACATGGCAGTGTCTCATTAGGTTATGATGGTGAAGGAGATGAATCTGAGTCAAAGAGAAG GAAAATTGAAGCTTATGCACCAGAAATGAGTGGAGCCACGCGAGCTATTCGTGAGCCTAGGGTTGTGGTCCAGACAACCAGTGAGGTGGATATCCTAGATGATGGATATCGGTGGCGCAAGTATGGCCAGAAAGTAGTGAAAGGAAATCCAAATCCAAG GAGTTATTACAAATGCACTAGTGCGGGCTGCACAGTGAGGAAGCATGTGGAGAGGGCATCACATGACCTCAAGTCAGTAATTACTACCTATGAAGGAAAGCACAACCATGATGTTCCTGCTGCTCGTAGTAGCAGTCATGTCAATTCTGCTACCTGTAGCACAGTAACTGCCCAAGGTGCTTCCTCTGTCCAAACACATGTCCACAGGCCGGAGCCATCACAACTTCACAACAGCATGGTTAGACCTGCATCATTTGGTCCATATACCCTGCCTGGAAGGCAGCAGCTGGGGCCTTCTCCTGGCTTCTCCTTTGGAATGAATCAACCAGGCCTGGCCAATTTGGCAATGGCTGGGTTGGGTCCTGGCCAAGCTAAGCTGCCAGTTCTGCCTGTTCATCCATTCATGCCTCAGCAACGCCAGATGAATGAAATGGGTTTCATGCTGCCAAAAGGAGAACCAAAGATGGAGCCAATGTCTGAACCTGGTTTGAATCTTTCAAACAACTCAACAGTATACCAGCAAATTATGAGTAGGCTGCCTCAGATGTAA
- the LOC18593159 gene encoding receptor-like protein kinase BRI1-like 3 gives MKKLWRVMVCLSSQEQGLTGIFGLLLLLLFHHLVMWAEARQLVSGQKQSNDDVIKLMAFKRFSVTSDPHGALANWTDDSPSPCSWRGVSCSPDGRVTALNLSYAGLVGGLHLPNLTALSALRDLYLQGNSFSAADLSASTAVSCKLERLDLSSNTISNPLPAQSFLAACNSLAYVNLSRNSISGGSLIFGPSLLQLDLSRNQISDSALLTYSLSSCQNLNLLNFSDNKLTGKLSIAPLSCKNLIVLDLSYNLFSGPIPPSFMPDSLVSLKHLDLSHNNFSGKFSSLNFGQCSNLTQLSLSQNSLSDSAFPVSLRNCHLLESLDLSHIGLQDKIPGGLLGSFKNLKRLSLAHNQFTGEIPPELGQACGTLQELDLSSNKLTDGLPQAFVSCSSLQILNLGNNLLSGDFLSAVVSTLSSLRNLYVPFNNISGSVPLSLTNCTQLQVLDLSSNAFTGNIPPGFCSSTSALEKILLANNYLSGSVPVELGNCRNLRTLDLSFNSLSGPIPSNIWKLPNLSDLVMWANNLTGEIPEGICVDGGNLETLILNNNLITGSIPKTIAKCTNMIWVSLSSNHLTGEIPSGIGNLVKLAILQLGNNSLTGQIPPELGKCQSLIWLDLNSNDIWGPLPPELANQAGLVMPGSVSGKQFAFVRNEGGTACRGAGGLVEFEGIRAERLESFPMVHSCSSTRIYSGMTVYTFTNNGSMIYLDVSYNNLSGSIPENFGTVSYLQVLNLGHNKLMGNIPESFGGLKAIGVLDLSHNNLQGYLPGSLGTLTFLSDLDVSNNNLTGLIPTGGQLTTFPASRYENNSGLCGVPLPPCGPGGHPTNLHSRNKKPSVAVGMVVGIAFFLLCIFGLTLALYQVKKHQLKEEQREKYIESLPTSGSSIWKLSSVPEPLSINIATFEKPLRKLTFAHLLEATNGFSADSLIGSGGFGEVYKAQLRDGSVVAIKKLIHITGQGDREFMAEMETIGKIKHRNLVPLLGYCKVGEERLLVYEYMKWGSLESVLHDKAKGRGSRLDWAARKKIAIGSARGLAFLHHSCIPHIIHRDMKSSNVLLDENFEARVSDFGMARLVNALDTHLSVSTLAGTPGYVPPEYYQSFRCTTKGDVYSYGVILLELLSGKRPIDTSEFGDDYNLVGWAKQLHREKRIDEILDPELMTQKSGEAELHQYLRIAFECLDDRPFRRPTMIQVMAMFKELQVDSESDILDGFSLKDNVIEES, from the coding sequence atgaagaaattatGGAGGGTAATGGTATGCTTATCATCACAAGAACAAGGCTTGACTGGAATCTTTGGTTTATTGTTGTTGCTTCTATTCCACCATCTCGTCATGTGGGCAGAAGCCAGACAACTGGTTTCAGGGCAAAAGCAAAGCAATGATGATGTGATCAAGTTGATGGCTTTCAAGCGCTTCTCCGTTACCTCTGATCCTCACGGTGCCTTAGCCAACTGGACTGATGATTCTCCCAGCCCCTGCTCATGGCGTGGCGTCTCCTGCTCTCCTGATGGCCGTGTTACTGCTCTGAACCTCAGTTATGCAGGCCTCGTTGGTGGCCTGCACCTCCCTAACCTAACGGCCTTGTCTGCTCTCCGTGATCTATATTTGCAAGGAAATTCATTTTCTGCTGCTGATCTTTCTGCCTCCACTGCTGTCTCATGCAAGCTTGAAAGGCTTGACTTGTCCTCCAACACCATCTCAAACCCTCTTCCGGCACAATCATTTTTGGCCGCGTGTAATAGTCTAGCTTATGTTAACCTGTCTCGCAATTCAATTTCTGGGGGTAGTCTTATTTTTGGTCCTTCTTTGCTGCAGCTTGACCTCTCTCGTAATCAGATTTCAGATTCTGCCCTGTTGACTTACTCCCTCTCTAGCTGCCAGAATTTGAATCTGCTCAATTTTTCAGATAATAAGCTTACGGGAAAACTTAGTATCGCTCCCTTGTCttgcaaaaatttaattgttcttGATCTCTCATACAATCTTTTTTCTGGACCGATACCACCGAGTTTCATGCCAGACTCTCTGGTTTCTCTCAAGCATCTCGATCTCTCCCACAACAACTTCTCTGGCAAGTTCTCCAGCCTAAATTTTGGGCAGTGCAGCAACCTTACCCAGCTCAGCTTGTCTCAGAACAGCCTTTCTGACTCTGCGTTCCCAGTTAGCCTCAGAAACTGTCACCTTCTAGAGTCACTTGACTTGTCCCATATTGGGCTGCAGGACAAGATTCCAGGGGGCTTGTTGGGAAGTTTCAAGAATTTGAAGCGTCTATCTTTAGCTCATAATCAGTTTACTGGTGAAATCCCTCCAGAGTTGGGACAGGCTTGTGGAACTCTCCAGGAGCTTGATCTGTCATCTAACAAACTCACGGATGGATTGCCTCAGGCTTTTGTTTCATGCTCTTCTTTACAAATTCTGAACCTAGGGAATAATCTACTTTCAGGAGATTTCCTCAGTGCAGTTGTGAGCACTCTCTCGAGTTTGAGAAATCTCTATGTACCATTCAACAATATTTCTGGTTCTGTGCCCTTGTCACTCACCAATTGTACTCAGCTTCAAGTGCTCGACCTCAGCTCTAATGCCTTTACAGGGAATATCCCTCCAGGATTTTGCTCTTCAACCTCAGCTTTGGAGAAGATCCTTTTAGCCAACAATTATCTCTCAGGAAGTGTGCCCGTGGAGCTTGGAAATTGCAGGAACTTAAGGACACTAGATCTTAGTTTCAACAGCTTGAGTGGTCCTATTCCCTCAAATATTTGGAAGTTACCGAATCTTTCTGACCTGGTTATGTGGGCAAATAACCTCACTGGTGAGATCCCAGAAGGCATTTGTGTCGATGGAGGAAACCTGGAGACCCTGATTCTCAACAATAATCTTATCACCGGAAGCATTCCAAAGACTATTGCCAAGTGTACCAATATGATATGGGTGTCACTTTCTAGCAACCACCTTACAGGAGAAATCCCTTCTGGTATCGGAAATCTTGTTAAGCTTGCTATCCTGCAACTAGGTAACAACTCTCTGACTGGACAGATTCCACCAGAGCTTGGAAAATGCCAGAGCCTCATTTGGCTTGATTTAAATAGCAATGACATCTGGGGGCCTCTCCCACCTGAGCTTGCAAACCAAGCTGGCCTAGTGATGCCTGGAAGTGTTTCTGGGAAGCAATTTGCATTTGTAAGAAATGAGGGTGGAACAGCTTGCAGGGGTGCTGGAGGTTTAGTTGAGTTTGAAGGAATACGAGCAGAAAGGCTTGAAAGTTTTCCCATGGTTCACTCTTGCTCATCAACAAGAATTTACTCTGGCATGACAGTATATACCTTTACTAACAATGGCAGCATGATCTACCTTGATGTCTCCTATAATAATTTGTCAGGTAGTATTCCTGAGAATTTTGGTACAGTGAGCTATCTCCAGGTCTTGAATTTGGGACATAATAAGCTAATGGGAAATATTCCAGAAAGTTTTGGCGGTTTGAAAGCTATTGGTGTCTTGGATCTCTCTCATAATAATCTCCAAGGATATCTGCCCGGTTCATTAGGGACTCTTACTTTTCTTAGTGATCTTGATGTATCCAACAACAACCTCACTGGTCTCATCCCTACTGGAGGTCAGCTGACCACTTTCCCAGCATCCAGATATGAGAACAATTCTGGACTTTGCGGGGTGCCCTTGCCTCCTTGTGGTCCTGGAGGTCATCCAACAAACCTTCACTCTCGGAATAAGAAGCCGTCTGTGGCAGTTGGGATGGTGGTTGGCATCgcattctttcttttgtgCATCTTTGGACTTACATTAGCTCTTTATCAAGTGAAGAAGCACCAGCTTAAGGAGGAACAGAGAGAGAAATACATTGAAAGCCTACCAACTTCAGGTAGCAGTATCTGGAAACTCTCCAGTGTCCCTGAGCCTTTGAGCATCAACATTGCCACTTTTGAGAAACCGCTACGGAAGTTGACCTTTGCCCATCTGCTTGAAGCTACTAATGGTTTCAGTGCAGATAGTTTGATAGGGTCTGGAGGGTTTGGTGAGGTCTACAAGGCTCAACTGAGAGATGGCAGTGTAGTTGCAATTAAGAAGCTAATTCATATCACAGGGCAGGGAGATAGAGAGTTTATGGCAGAAATGGAAACTATTGGGAAGATCAAGCATCGGAACCTGGTTCCTTTGCTGGGTTACTGCAAGGTTGGGGAAGAGAGGCTTCTTGTGTATGAGTACATGAAATGGGGAAGTCTGGAGTCTGTTCTTCATGACAAGGCCAAAGGAAGAGGGTCAAGGCTTGACTGGGCAGCTAGAAAGAAGATTGCGATAGGGTCAGCAAGAGGTCTTGCATTCCTTCATCATAGCTGTATTCCTCACATTATTCACCGGGACATGAAGTCTAGCAATGTACTGCTTGATGAAAACTTTGAGGCTAGAGTTTCTGATTTTGGCATGGCGAGATTAGTAAATGCCCTTGATACTCATCTTAGTGTGAGCACACTTGCAGGAACGCCAGGATATGTTCCCCCAGAGTACTATCAGAGTTTCCGGTGTACTACAAAAGGTGACGTCTATAGTTATGGTGTCATACTGCTAGAGCTTCTCTCTGGCAAGAGACCTATAGACACATCTGAGTTTGGCGATGACTACAACCTTGTAGGATGGGCAAAGCAGCTTCACAGAGAGAAGAGAATTGATGAGATATTGGATCCTGAGTTGATGACACAGAAATCTGGTGAGGCAGAGTTACACCAGTATTTGAGGATTGCCTTTGAGTGCCTTGATGATAGGCCCTTCCGCCGTCCAACCATGATACAGGTGATGGCAATGTTCAAAGAGCTTCAAGTTGATTCAGAGAGTGATATCCTCGATGGTTTCTCACTCAAAGACAACGTTATAGAAGAATCATGA
- the LOC18593158 gene encoding putative 4-hydroxy-4-methyl-2-oxoglutarate aldolase 3, with the protein MAAFATAEACDSNTALLASGDLRALEPIFKIYGQRRAFSGPIVTLKVFEDNVLVRQLLETRGEGRVLVIDGGGSTRCALVGGNLAQSAQNMGWAGIVVNGCIRDVDEINACDIGVRALGSNPLKSNKKAVGDKHVPVCIAGTLIRDGEWLYADSDGILISKMELSI; encoded by the coding sequence ATGGCTGCCTTTGCAACTGCTGAGGCTTGTGATTCAAACACAGCACTTTTGGCAAGTGGTGACCTGCGTGCTTTAGAACCAATCTTTAAGATCTATGGTCAGCGTCGTGCATTCTCAGGACCCATTGTAACACTTAAGGTGTTTGAGGACAACGTGTTGGTAAGGCAGCTTCTTGAAACCAGAGGTGAAGGAAGAGTTCTGGTTATAGATGGTGGGGGAAGCACAAGATGTGCTTTGGTTGGAGGGAATTTGGCACAGTCAGCTCAAAACATGGGGTGGGCTGGTATAGTTGTAAATGGCTGCATTAGAGATGTGGATGAGATCAATGCATGTGATATTGGGGTGCGAGCGCTGGGATCTAATCCCctgaaatcaaataaaaaggCTGTTGGAGACAAGCATGTCCCAGTTTGCATTGCAGGAACCTTAATTCGTGATGGGGAATGGTTGTATGCTGATAGTGATGGCATTCTTATCTCAAAAATGGAACTGTCTATCTAA
- the LOC18593161 gene encoding chloride channel protein CLC-f isoform X1 has protein sequence MTGAGEYSDQRHLLRSNSRKDEDDDDDNDYDDDLESQMSNNHNNAFKDLFKHLDRGFSARRISFKRLDRDRDRSSPSSIDHHHNHHAYVMDAADALGDSAPPEWALLLISCLLGVASGLFVAAFNKGVHVIHEWAWAGTPVEGAAWLRLQRLADTWHRILLIPVTGGVIVGMMHGLLDILNQIRQSSSSQQQGVDLVAGVFPTIKAIQAAVTLGTGCSLGTEGPSVDIGKSLANGFSLMMENNRERKIALVAAGAATGIASGFNAAVAGCFFAIETVVRPLRAENSPPFTTAMIILASVISSTVSNALLGTESAFTVPSYDLKSASELPLYLILGMLCGVVSVVFTRLVSWFTKAFEFIKEKFGLPSVICPALGGLGAGIIALKYPGILYWGFTNVNEILHTGKTASAPGIWLLAQLAAAKVVATALCKGSGLVGGLYAPSLMIGAAVGAVFGGSAAELINSAIPGNAAVAQPQAYALVGMAATLASVCSVPLTSVLLLFELTKDYRILLPLMGAVGLAIWVPSVTNQNKEPEVSDTRNIARGYSSVTAAEELSVIEKVADNEVVDEDTLLEDLRVSRAMSKKYVKVSMAVTLKEAMKCMHDSHQNCVLVVDEDDFLEGILTYGDVRRCLSKKPKDVSNGDSTALDVNKCLVSSVCTRGISYCGQERGLLTCYPDTDLAIARKLMEAKGIKQLPVVKRRGEPHKGRKRRIVAVLHYESISNCLREEINHRKSVHQHRKENNLEEMANGL, from the exons ATGACGGGGGCAGGAGAATACAGCGATCAGAGGCATCTGCTGAGATCCAACAGCCGTAAGGATGAAGATGACGATGACGATAACGACTACGACGACGACTTGGAATCTCAGATGAGCAACAACCACAACAACGCCTTTAAAGATCTGTTCAAGCATTTGGACAGGGGCTTCTCCGCCAGGCGCATCAGCTTCAAACGACTCGATAGAGACAGAGACCGCTCCTCACCGTCCTCCATAGATCATCACCACAACCACCATGCTTACGTTATGGATGCCGCTGATGCGCTGGGAGATAGCGCCCCTCCCGAATGGGCCTTGCTGCTTATCAGTTGCTTGCTTGGAGTCGCCTCCGGTCTCTTTGTGGCTGCCTTCAACAAAGGA GTTCACGTCATACATGAATGGGCATGGGCTGGGACTCCAGTTGAGGGTGCTGCATGGCTTCGTTTACAGAGACTGGCTGACACTTGGCATCGAATTCTTTTGATACCAGTCACCGGTGGGGTCATTGTTGGAATGATGCATGGTTTACTTGATATATTGAACCAAATAAGGCAATCCAGTTCTTCTCAACAACAAGGTGTCGATTTGGTTGCTGGGGTCTTCCCCACAATAAAGGCTATCCAGGCTGCCGTAACTTTAGGTACTGGTTGTTCTTTGGGTACTGAAGGCCCCAGTGTAGATATTGGAAAATCACTTGCCAATGGATTCTCACTAATGATGGAAAACAACAGAGAAAGGAAGATTGCTCTTGTGGCAGCTGGAGCAGCGACTGGGATTGCTTCAG GTTTTAATGCTGCTGTTGCCGGTTGCTTCTTTGCTATTGAAACTGTGGTAAGACCTCTCCGTGCTGAAAACTCACCTCCATTTACAACTGCGATGATAATTTTGGCCTCCGTTATCTCGTCTACCGTATCAAATGCTTTACTTGGGACAGAATCAGCTTTCACTGTGCCATCATATGATTTGAAATCTGCTTCTG AGCTACCTTTGTACCTGATTTTGGGAATGCTTTGTGGTGTTGTAAGTGTAGTCTTCACTCGATTGGTTTCTTGGTTCACAAAGGCATTTGAGTTTATCAAGGAGAAATTTGGACTTCCTTCTGTAATCTGTCCTGCTTTAGGTGGTCTAGGAGCAGGAATAATAGCTCTTAAGTATCCTGGAATACTATATTGGGGCTTTACAAATGTCAATGAAATCCTACACACTGGGAAGACAGCATCAGCTCCTGGAATCTGGTTGCTAGCCCAGTTAGCAGCAGCCAAAGTTGTAGCCACTGCTTTGTGTAAGGGGTCTGGGCTTGTAGGTGGCCTTTATGCACCAAGTTTGATGATTGGTGCTGCTGTTGGTGCTGTATTTGGAGGTTCAGCTGCCGAACTTATTAATTCAGCTATTCCAGGAAATGCTGCCGTTGCACAGCCACAAGCATATGCACTG GTTGGAATGGCTGCCACATTAGCTTCAGTTTGTTCAGTACCCCTAACTTCAGTTCTGCTTCTCTTTGAGCTGACAAAAGATTACAGGATATTACTTCCTCTCATG GGTGCTGTTGGATTAGCCATATGGGTTCCTTCTGTGACTAACCAGAACAAGGAGCCTGAAGTATCTGATACAAGGAATATAGCAAGAGGATATTCTTCTGTTACTGCTGCTGAGGAACTCTCTGTCATAGAAAAGGTTGCTGACAATGAAGTCGTAGATGAAGATACGCTTCTTGAAGATCTTAGG GTTTCTAGGGCCATGTCAAAGAAGTATGTAAAGGTGTCAATGGCTGTTACTTTAAAAGAAGCAATGAAATGCATGCATGACAGCCATCAGAATTGTGTGCTTGTTGTTGATGAAGATGACTTTCTGGAGGGGATTCTCACGTATGGTGACGTTAGACGGTGCCTGTCTAAGAAGCCTAAAGATGTCTCCAATGGTGATTCAACAGCTCTGGAT GTGAATAAATGTCTCGTTTCCTCTGTCTGCACTCGAGGGATAAGTTACTGTGGGCAAGAGCGTGGACTTTTAACCTGTTATCCGGACACGGACTTGGCAATCGCCAGGAAGTTGATGGAGGCCAAGGGGATAAAGCAATTGCCAGTGGTGAAACGTAGGGGAGAACCCCACAAGGGAAGGAAGCGAAGAATTGTTGCTGTTCTTCATTACGAATCAATTTCGAACTGTCTCAG AGAGGAGATAAATCATAGGAAATCAGTCCATCAGCATAGGAAAGAGAACAATCTGGAGGAGATGGCAAATGGCCTTTAA
- the LOC18593161 gene encoding chloride channel protein CLC-f isoform X2, with translation MTGAGEYSDQRHLLRSNSRKDEDDDDDNDYDDDLESQMSNNHNNAFKDLFKHLDRGFSARRISFKRLDRDRDRSSPSSIDHHHNHHAYVMDAADALGDSAPPEWALLLISCLLGVASGLFVAAFNKGVHVIHEWAWAGTPVEGAAWLRLQRLADTWHRILLIPVTGGVIVGMMHGLLDILNQIRQSSSSQQQGVDLVAGVFPTIKAIQAAVTLGTGCSLGTEGPSVDIGKSLANGFSLMMENNRERKIALVAAGAATGIASGFNAAVAGCFFAIETVVRPLRAENSPPFTTAMIILASVISSTVSNALLGTESAFTVPSYDLKSASELPLYLILGMLCGVVSVVFTRLVSWFTKAFEFIKEKFGLPSVICPALGGLGAGIIALKYPGILYWGFTNVNEILHTGKTASAPGIWLLAQLAAAKVVATALCKGSGLVGGLYAPSLMIGAAVGAVFGGSAAELINSAIPGNAAVAQPQAYALVGMAATLASVCSVPLTSVLLLFELTKDYRILLPLMGAVGLAIWVPSVTNQNKEPEVSDTRNIARGYSSVTAAEELSVIEKVADNEVVDEDTLLEDLRVSRAMSKKYVKVSMAVTLKEAMKCMHDSHQNCVLVVDEDDFLEGILTYGDVRRCLSKKPKDVSNGDSTALDVKCLVSSVCTRGISYCGQERGLLTCYPDTDLAIARKLMEAKGIKQLPVVKRRGEPHKGRKRRIVAVLHYESISNCLREEINHRKSVHQHRKENNLEEMANGL, from the exons ATGACGGGGGCAGGAGAATACAGCGATCAGAGGCATCTGCTGAGATCCAACAGCCGTAAGGATGAAGATGACGATGACGATAACGACTACGACGACGACTTGGAATCTCAGATGAGCAACAACCACAACAACGCCTTTAAAGATCTGTTCAAGCATTTGGACAGGGGCTTCTCCGCCAGGCGCATCAGCTTCAAACGACTCGATAGAGACAGAGACCGCTCCTCACCGTCCTCCATAGATCATCACCACAACCACCATGCTTACGTTATGGATGCCGCTGATGCGCTGGGAGATAGCGCCCCTCCCGAATGGGCCTTGCTGCTTATCAGTTGCTTGCTTGGAGTCGCCTCCGGTCTCTTTGTGGCTGCCTTCAACAAAGGA GTTCACGTCATACATGAATGGGCATGGGCTGGGACTCCAGTTGAGGGTGCTGCATGGCTTCGTTTACAGAGACTGGCTGACACTTGGCATCGAATTCTTTTGATACCAGTCACCGGTGGGGTCATTGTTGGAATGATGCATGGTTTACTTGATATATTGAACCAAATAAGGCAATCCAGTTCTTCTCAACAACAAGGTGTCGATTTGGTTGCTGGGGTCTTCCCCACAATAAAGGCTATCCAGGCTGCCGTAACTTTAGGTACTGGTTGTTCTTTGGGTACTGAAGGCCCCAGTGTAGATATTGGAAAATCACTTGCCAATGGATTCTCACTAATGATGGAAAACAACAGAGAAAGGAAGATTGCTCTTGTGGCAGCTGGAGCAGCGACTGGGATTGCTTCAG GTTTTAATGCTGCTGTTGCCGGTTGCTTCTTTGCTATTGAAACTGTGGTAAGACCTCTCCGTGCTGAAAACTCACCTCCATTTACAACTGCGATGATAATTTTGGCCTCCGTTATCTCGTCTACCGTATCAAATGCTTTACTTGGGACAGAATCAGCTTTCACTGTGCCATCATATGATTTGAAATCTGCTTCTG AGCTACCTTTGTACCTGATTTTGGGAATGCTTTGTGGTGTTGTAAGTGTAGTCTTCACTCGATTGGTTTCTTGGTTCACAAAGGCATTTGAGTTTATCAAGGAGAAATTTGGACTTCCTTCTGTAATCTGTCCTGCTTTAGGTGGTCTAGGAGCAGGAATAATAGCTCTTAAGTATCCTGGAATACTATATTGGGGCTTTACAAATGTCAATGAAATCCTACACACTGGGAAGACAGCATCAGCTCCTGGAATCTGGTTGCTAGCCCAGTTAGCAGCAGCCAAAGTTGTAGCCACTGCTTTGTGTAAGGGGTCTGGGCTTGTAGGTGGCCTTTATGCACCAAGTTTGATGATTGGTGCTGCTGTTGGTGCTGTATTTGGAGGTTCAGCTGCCGAACTTATTAATTCAGCTATTCCAGGAAATGCTGCCGTTGCACAGCCACAAGCATATGCACTG GTTGGAATGGCTGCCACATTAGCTTCAGTTTGTTCAGTACCCCTAACTTCAGTTCTGCTTCTCTTTGAGCTGACAAAAGATTACAGGATATTACTTCCTCTCATG GGTGCTGTTGGATTAGCCATATGGGTTCCTTCTGTGACTAACCAGAACAAGGAGCCTGAAGTATCTGATACAAGGAATATAGCAAGAGGATATTCTTCTGTTACTGCTGCTGAGGAACTCTCTGTCATAGAAAAGGTTGCTGACAATGAAGTCGTAGATGAAGATACGCTTCTTGAAGATCTTAGG GTTTCTAGGGCCATGTCAAAGAAGTATGTAAAGGTGTCAATGGCTGTTACTTTAAAAGAAGCAATGAAATGCATGCATGACAGCCATCAGAATTGTGTGCTTGTTGTTGATGAAGATGACTTTCTGGAGGGGATTCTCACGTATGGTGACGTTAGACGGTGCCTGTCTAAGAAGCCTAAAGATGTCTCCAATGGTGATTCAACAGCTCTGGATGT TAAATGTCTCGTTTCCTCTGTCTGCACTCGAGGGATAAGTTACTGTGGGCAAGAGCGTGGACTTTTAACCTGTTATCCGGACACGGACTTGGCAATCGCCAGGAAGTTGATGGAGGCCAAGGGGATAAAGCAATTGCCAGTGGTGAAACGTAGGGGAGAACCCCACAAGGGAAGGAAGCGAAGAATTGTTGCTGTTCTTCATTACGAATCAATTTCGAACTGTCTCAG AGAGGAGATAAATCATAGGAAATCAGTCCATCAGCATAGGAAAGAGAACAATCTGGAGGAGATGGCAAATGGCCTTTAA